In the Colletotrichum lupini chromosome 4, complete sequence genome, CTGTCCCACCATGCTTCTCGCACGAGGGTATCAACGTACGTGCCGAATTGTGGCTATCTGCGCTCCAGCGTCGCAAGTGGCATCTTGACTGACGAGACGCGAATTCCAGTACCTTTACATCCGACACAACAACCTATACCTCCTTGCCCTGACGAAACGAAACACCAACGCTGCCGAGATCCTCCTATTCCTTCACAAGATTGTCGAAGTCTTCACCGAGTACTTCAAGGCCCTTGAGGAAGAGTCCATCCGCGACAACTTTGTCATCATTTACGAGCTTCTCGACGAGATGATGGACTTTGGCTACCCCCAGACTACCGAGTCCAAGATCCTCCAGGAGTACATCACCCAAGAATCCCACAAGCTCGAGATCCAGGCCCGCCCGCCCATCGCCGTCACAAACGCTGTCTCATGGCGTTCCGAGGGTATTCGCTACCGCAAGAACGAGGTCTTCCTCGACGTCGTCGAGAGTCTCAACCTTCTCGTTAGCGCCAACGGCAACGTCCTGCGCAGTGAGATCCTGGGCGCCATCAAGATGAAGTGCTATCTCAGCGGTATGCCTGAGCTCCGCCTGGGCCTGAACGACAAGGTCATGTTCGAGACAACGGGCCGAACGACACGCGGCAAGGCTATTGAGATGGAGGACGTCAAATTCCACCAGTGTGTGCGGCTGTCACGCTTCGAGAATGATAGGACCATTTCCTTCATCCCCCCGGACGGAGAGTTCGAGCTCATGAGCTACCGCCTCAACACCCAGGTCAAACCCCTGATTTGGGTCGAATGTGTTGTCGAGAGCCACAGCGGGTCGCGAGTCGAGTACATGCTCAAGGCCAGATCGCAATTCAAGAGGAGGAGTACGGCCAACAACGTTGAGATTATCGTTCCAGTCCCCGATGATGCCGACACTCCTCGCTTCCGCACCAACATTGGCGCCGTCCACTACGCCCCTGAACAGAGCGCCATCGTGTGGAAGATTAAGCAGTTTGGAGGCAACAAGGAGTTCTTGATGAGGGCAGAGTTGGGACTGCCTTCGGTGCGAGGCGATG is a window encoding:
- a CDS encoding adaptor complexes medium subunit family protein; this translates as MAPLTPPWQLYSSLESEEECMGSSYGTGRFPLRVTKSQFTSTTTRMSPAECQSKCGCNNALHCLKGRGSEEKKERKKHRENFGPIVPIDSHRLCACPSIPRLGNHFIMASAVFFLDLKGKTLLARNYRGDIPMSAVEKFPVLLSEAEEESSAVPPCFSHEGINYLYIRHNNLYLLALTKRNTNAAEILLFLHKIVEVFTEYFKALEEESIRDNFVIIYELLDEMMDFGYPQTTESKILQEYITQESHKLEIQARPPIAVTNAVSWRSEGIRYRKNEVFLDVVESLNLLVSANGNVLRSEILGAIKMKCYLSGMPELRLGLNDKVMFETTGRTTRGKAIEMEDVKFHQCVRLSRFENDRTISFIPPDGEFELMSYRLNTQVKPLIWVECVVESHSGSRVEYMLKARSQFKRRSTANNVEIIVPVPDDADTPRFRTNIGAVHYAPEQSAIVWKIKQFGGNKEFLMRAELGLPSVRGDDEHGGGMTGGFGGSMGGVGAPGKGAKRPIQVKFEIPYFTTSGIQVRYLKITEPKLQYPSLPWVRYITQSGDIAVRLPDAV